In a single window of the Coprothermobacter proteolyticus DSM 5265 genome:
- a CDS encoding DUF2232 domain-containing protein — MRQDSTKAIVESGLMSALAVILVLMGWYLPVVGALISLIAPLPFLVVSAKHGLRYGAITVAVSALISYFLTGDPLIIVSVVLSLGSIGLALGWAVSHGYSAERTLLLGAAVFVIVTTLILYGSQLILHQNILKEMADVMRQSASMLESRFAGTGTATGGMTATTATTATGATSTATSSLKGIAESYKQYADTLESGLMTPALILLGSVLLAFYNYIILKPFAQRLGVALPNLPTMQEIRLPALGVWFIPAALLLMVIKSSYTAFLGFNLYVIGLYYLIFCGMFYLCRILLGEKDNKFVKALFIIGLVFPYFPQVYFLFGIYDCIMRLLRREG, encoded by the coding sequence ATGAGACAAGATTCTACAAAGGCTATTGTGGAGAGCGGGCTTATGTCCGCTCTTGCTGTTATATTGGTGCTCATGGGATGGTACCTTCCCGTGGTGGGTGCCCTCATAAGTTTGATTGCGCCGCTGCCATTTTTGGTTGTGTCTGCTAAACACGGGCTGCGCTACGGTGCCATCACGGTGGCTGTGTCGGCACTTATAAGTTACTTTCTTACGGGAGATCCGCTAATCATTGTTAGTGTGGTGCTCTCTTTGGGAAGCATTGGCTTGGCTCTGGGCTGGGCAGTCTCTCATGGTTACAGTGCTGAGCGCACCCTGCTCTTGGGGGCCGCGGTCTTTGTGATTGTGACAACGCTAATACTTTATGGATCTCAGCTCATTCTCCACCAAAACATTTTGAAGGAAATGGCTGATGTGATGAGGCAGTCTGCGTCCATGCTTGAGAGCCGGTTTGCGGGTACTGGCACAGCAACTGGAGGCATGACTGCCACCACTGCCACAACCGCCACTGGGGCTACTAGCACAGCTACTTCTTCTTTGAAAGGCATCGCCGAAAGCTACAAGCAGTATGCAGATACGCTGGAAAGTGGTTTAATGACGCCAGCGTTGATTCTTTTAGGAAGCGTGCTCTTGGCTTTTTACAACTACATCATACTGAAGCCCTTTGCTCAAAGGCTGGGTGTGGCTTTACCAAATTTACCAACCATGCAGGAGATAAGGTTGCCTGCGCTGGGGGTTTGGTTTATTCCTGCAGCGCTTCTGCTTATGGTGATTAAGTCTTCCTACACTGCGTTTTTGGGATTCAACCTTTATGTGATTGGATTGTATTATTTGATTTTCTGCGGCATGTTCTACTTGTGCAGGATTCTTTTAGGTGAGAAAGACAATAAATTTGTCAAAGCATTGTTCATAATTGGGCTTGTCTTTCCTTACTTCCCGCAGGTGTATTTCCTGTTTGGCATTTACGACTGCATAATGAGGTTATTACGAAGGGAGGGGTGA
- the dnaB gene encoding replicative DNA helicase has protein sequence MINESSFGMPYSHEAEVSVLGSCLINKDALAEVAGSLLPEDFYEERHKILFQVMTQMYEEGIPVDLVTFVERLKRDNLLDVVGGQEYVAQVASSVYTAANVGTYAKLVKERSLQRSLIRVGTEIARLGYTGKNIEEDLDKAQQLVFSLSMWKYMKSATPVSELVKRYYSLIEERYAQRSRVTGYPTGLQKLDELLTGFQRSDLLILAARPGMGKTAFALNVATYMSMEEEIPVLFFSLEMSATQLVQRLLSAVSNVPSQKLKTGYLATEDFDALRIAMSRLEDAPLWIDESPGLSVLEIRSRARRAVAELGIKMIIIDYLQLIRLGQNVDNRVQEVSEITRSLKNLARELDIPLLVLSQLSRAVEQRADKRPQLSDLRESGSIEQDADVVMFLYSEDYYKQQKGLRPENSTVELVVAKHRNGPTGEVKLMFRKDIGRFYSLEENVWGDEGAAVSEE, from the coding sequence ATGATTAACGAATCTTCATTTGGGATGCCTTATTCTCACGAGGCAGAAGTTTCGGTACTCGGTTCCTGCCTCATTAATAAGGACGCTCTTGCAGAAGTAGCAGGCTCACTTTTGCCTGAAGATTTTTACGAAGAGCGTCACAAGATCTTATTTCAGGTCATGACCCAGATGTATGAAGAGGGCATTCCTGTGGATTTGGTCACCTTCGTGGAAAGGCTTAAACGGGATAACCTGCTGGATGTGGTAGGTGGGCAGGAGTACGTAGCGCAGGTGGCTTCGTCAGTTTATACCGCTGCAAACGTGGGTACTTATGCAAAGCTGGTAAAGGAACGATCTCTGCAACGTTCGTTAATCAGAGTTGGCACGGAAATTGCACGCTTGGGTTACACTGGCAAGAATATCGAAGAGGATTTAGATAAGGCACAGCAATTGGTGTTTAGCCTTTCCATGTGGAAATACATGAAGTCGGCAACGCCAGTGAGCGAGCTGGTCAAGAGGTACTACTCACTCATTGAAGAAAGATATGCTCAGAGAAGCCGCGTAACAGGTTACCCCACCGGTTTGCAGAAGTTGGACGAGCTTTTGACGGGATTTCAAAGGTCGGATCTGCTTATCTTGGCTGCGCGCCCCGGCATGGGTAAAACGGCCTTTGCTCTGAACGTGGCGACTTACATGTCCATGGAAGAAGAAATACCAGTGCTGTTTTTCTCTTTGGAAATGTCTGCAACGCAGCTTGTGCAGCGTCTGTTGTCTGCTGTATCCAATGTGCCTTCCCAAAAACTGAAAACAGGTTACTTAGCTACGGAAGACTTCGATGCACTGCGTATTGCCATGTCACGTCTGGAAGATGCTCCTCTGTGGATAGATGAATCTCCCGGATTATCGGTTTTGGAAATAAGATCCAGAGCCAGAAGAGCAGTGGCAGAACTGGGCATTAAGATGATCATTATTGACTACTTGCAGCTTATAAGGTTGGGTCAGAACGTGGATAACCGGGTTCAGGAAGTTTCTGAGATTACCCGTTCTTTAAAGAATCTTGCGCGGGAACTGGATATACCGCTTTTGGTGCTGTCGCAGCTGAGCCGAGCTGTGGAACAAAGGGCGGACAAACGTCCACAGCTGAGTGACTTAAGGGAAAGCGGTAGCATTGAGCAGGATGCCGATGTGGTAATGTTTCTTTACAGCGAGGATTATTACAAGCAGCAAAAGGGACTTCGCCCAGAAAACTCCACAGTGGAACTGGTGGTTGCTAAACACAGGAATGGTCCCACGGGCGAAGTAAAATTAATGTTTAGAAAGGATATTGGCAGATTCTATTCGCTTGAGGAGAATGTTTGGGGTGATGAAGGTGCGGCAGTCAGCGAAGAATAA
- the rplI gene encoding 50S ribosomal protein L9 yields the protein MKVYLLQDLPGTGKKGQIVDVAEGYARNYLFKNNLAILADEKLIEQVKKREEREQRKEEERYQKALDLKKELEGKAVVVKAPGGETGKLYGAVTTRQIAHALKEQLKLEVDSKDINMPDPIKSVGVYDVDIHLFKDVWATVKVKVEKE from the coding sequence GTGAAAGTATATTTACTTCAAGATTTACCAGGTACGGGAAAAAAAGGACAAATTGTTGATGTTGCTGAAGGCTATGCTCGTAACTACCTGTTCAAGAACAACTTAGCGATCTTGGCTGACGAAAAACTCATTGAACAGGTGAAAAAGCGCGAAGAGCGTGAGCAAAGAAAAGAGGAAGAACGCTATCAGAAAGCTTTGGATTTAAAGAAGGAACTAGAAGGAAAAGCAGTAGTAGTAAAAGCACCAGGTGGCGAAACAGGAAAGCTGTACGGGGCTGTTACTACAAGACAAATAGCTCATGCACTAAAAGAGCAGTTAAAGCTGGAAGTGGACAGCAAAGACATAAACATGCCGGATCCCATAAAGAGCGTGGGGGTCTATGATGTTGACATACACCTGTTCAAGGACGTATGGGCAACTGTGAAGGTGAAAGTGGAGAAAGAATGA